The following proteins are encoded in a genomic region of Roseinatronobacter sp. S2:
- a CDS encoding MaoC family dehydratase yields MNDNFPRGTICIEDLEIGMTRHLRKEVTDRDIELFAEVSTDRNPVHLDESYAQDTIFEGRIAHGMLTAGLISAVIGEQLPGHGTIYMGQSLKFMAPVRPGDVVLAEVTVLTIDYGKRRVTLDCRCSVGNTTVLKGEATVLAPSRKFD; encoded by the coding sequence ATGAATGACAATTTTCCGCGCGGCACCATCTGTATCGAAGATCTGGAAATCGGCATGACACGCCATTTGCGCAAGGAAGTCACCGACCGCGATATTGAACTTTTTGCCGAAGTGTCCACAGACCGCAACCCCGTGCATCTGGACGAATCCTATGCGCAGGACACCATATTCGAAGGGCGCATTGCCCATGGCATGCTGACCGCTGGCCTGATTTCCGCAGTGATCGGCGAACAGCTGCCCGGTCATGGCACCATCTATATGGGCCAAAGCCTGAAATTCATGGCCCCCGTGCGCCCCGGTGATGTTGTGCTGGCCGAAGTCACGGTTCTGACCATTGATTACGGCAAGCGCCGCGTCACCCTTGATTGTCGGTGCAGTGTAGGCAATACGACTGTTCTGAAGGGTGAAGCTACAGTCTTGGCACCCAGCCGGAAATTCGACTAA